In Paenibacillus guangzhouensis, a single window of DNA contains:
- a CDS encoding phytanoyl-CoA dioxygenase family protein gives MMVKVGNRELELNGPHLTELRSSNDILHDVQALRERMEEDGYLLIRGFHDREKVLTARRAILEKMDRMGKLERDTLLEEGVIADGSKSIFMGGTNEDLPELLDVLNGEHVMRFFDELLDEQSLTYHYKWLRAVGKGDFTGAHYDIVYMGRGTHNVYTVWSPIGDISYEMGGLAMCLGSHRFDSLKASYGTKDSDRDGIGHYTDDPLVITEKFGGQWATTTFEAGDVLIFGMFLMHCSLANTTNQYRISVDARYQSASEQVDERWSGKKPRGHHK, from the coding sequence ATGATGGTGAAGGTGGGTAATCGCGAGTTGGAACTGAATGGGCCGCATTTAACCGAGTTGCGAAGCTCGAACGATATTTTGCATGATGTACAAGCGCTGCGGGAGCGGATGGAGGAAGATGGGTATCTACTCATTCGCGGCTTTCATGACCGAGAGAAGGTATTGACTGCACGAAGAGCGATTCTGGAGAAAATGGACCGGATGGGCAAGTTGGAGCGGGATACGCTGCTGGAAGAAGGGGTCATCGCGGATGGCAGCAAGAGCATCTTCATGGGCGGCACGAATGAGGATTTGCCGGAATTGCTGGATGTCTTGAATGGTGAACATGTGATGCGTTTCTTCGACGAATTGCTCGATGAGCAGTCGCTGACATATCACTACAAATGGCTGCGCGCAGTCGGCAAAGGTGACTTCACGGGAGCCCACTACGACATCGTCTATATGGGACGCGGCACGCATAATGTGTATACAGTATGGTCACCGATCGGTGATATCTCGTATGAAATGGGCGGACTCGCTATGTGCTTAGGGTCGCATCGATTCGATAGCCTGAAGGCTTCTTATGGAACGAAGGATTCGGATCGAGATGGCATTGGTCACTATACGGACGATCCGCTCGTCATTACCGAGAAATTCGGCGGTCAGTGGGCGACGACGACGTTCGAAGCGGGCGATGTGCTGATCTTCGGCATGTTCTTGATGCATTGCTCGTTAGCGAATACGACGAATCAATACCGGATTAGCGTGGATGCGCGATATCAATCCGCTTCTGAACAAGTAGATGAACGTTGGAGCGGGAAGAAGCCGCGTGGTCACCACAAATAA
- a CDS encoding AraC family transcriptional regulator — translation MTIHVSTAIASHANRWKMETHHHCDYEVSIVLEGSAVMECEQREYVMERGAVVLIPPNLPHRFWTEDSVRFGVLQVSSIPQELVRRFYQLAEPERPSVIHLSPMNREIYDALFRNWLKIISGPLEERDAVITAWVDLFLLTLLQHAKQMPQRMSIASSAEYIRRHFNQELRVSELARMSGLSVSAFRKEFTKFYQVSPKQYQQMHRLAEAKWLLRTSDEPIQRIAEQLGFSAIHLFSAWFQQMEGASPSKWRRAQQGESGSSDVPERF, via the coding sequence ATGACCATACATGTGAGTACAGCGATCGCATCGCATGCCAATCGATGGAAGATGGAAACCCATCATCATTGTGATTACGAAGTGTCCATTGTGCTGGAAGGCTCGGCGGTGATGGAATGCGAGCAACGTGAATACGTGATGGAGCGGGGAGCTGTTGTCCTGATCCCGCCGAATTTACCGCATCGATTCTGGACAGAGGATTCCGTCCGATTCGGCGTGCTGCAAGTATCTTCGATCCCGCAAGAGCTCGTACGCAGATTCTATCAACTAGCGGAGCCAGAACGCCCAAGCGTGATTCATTTGTCCCCGATGAACCGGGAGATATACGATGCACTGTTCCGTAATTGGCTTAAGATCATCTCGGGGCCTCTGGAAGAGCGGGATGCAGTCATCACCGCTTGGGTTGATCTATTCCTCTTGACCTTGCTGCAGCACGCAAAGCAAATGCCGCAGCGGATGTCGATCGCTAGCAGCGCGGAGTATATTCGGCGTCATTTCAATCAAGAGCTCCGCGTGTCGGAGCTCGCGCGAATGTCTGGATTATCCGTGTCGGCTTTTCGCAAGGAGTTCACCAAATTTTATCAAGTGTCTCCCAAGCAGTACCAGCAGATGCATCGGTTGGCTGAAGCGAAATGGCTGCTGCGCACGTCGGACGAGCCGATTCAACGTATCGCGGAACAGCTTGGATTCTCGGCGATTCACTTATTTAGCGCATGGTTTCAACAGATGGAAGGAGCCTCCCCCTCGAAGTGGAGAAGAGCGCAGCAAGGGGAGAGCGGGTCAAGCGACGTACCGGAGCGATTTTAG
- a CDS encoding ABC-F family ATP-binding cassette domain-containing protein, giving the protein MSILNVERLSHGFGDRAIFNDVSFRLLKGEHIGLIGANGEGKSTFMNIITGKLQPDDGKVEWSKRMRVGYLDQHAVLSQGMTIRDVLRGAFQYLFDMEQEMNDMYGRMGEVSAEELEQLLEDVGTIQDTLTNQDFYMIDAKIEETARGLGITDIGLDKDVNDLSGGQRTKILLAKLLLEKPDILLLDEPTNYLDEQHIEWLKRYLQEYENAFILISHDIPFLNSVINLIYHMENQELTRYVGDYDHFQQVYEMKKSQLESAFKRQQQEIADLKDFVARNKASVATRNMAMSRQKKLDKMDVIELAKEKPKPQFNFKDSRASGKMIFETKDLVIGYDSPLSRPLDLRMERGQKIALVGANGIGKTTLLRSLLGEIPAISGTVQRGENLDIGYFQQEMKDTNYNTCIEEIWQEFPAFTQFEVRAALAKCGLTTKHIESKIAVLSGGEKAKVRLCKLINRETNLLVLDEPTNHLDVDAKDELKRALKAFKGSILLISHEPEFYRDVVTETWNCESWTTKVF; this is encoded by the coding sequence ATGAGCATATTAAATGTAGAACGATTAAGTCACGGCTTTGGAGATCGTGCGATCTTCAATGACGTATCTTTTCGCTTATTGAAAGGCGAGCACATCGGACTGATTGGCGCGAACGGCGAAGGAAAGTCCACTTTTATGAACATTATTACAGGCAAGCTGCAACCGGATGATGGGAAGGTCGAATGGTCCAAGCGCATGCGTGTCGGATATCTGGATCAACATGCGGTGCTTAGCCAAGGGATGACGATCCGCGATGTCCTGCGGGGCGCCTTCCAATACTTGTTCGATATGGAACAAGAAATGAACGATATGTACGGTAGAATGGGCGAAGTATCGGCAGAGGAGCTTGAACAGCTGCTTGAGGATGTAGGCACGATTCAAGACACGTTAACGAATCAGGACTTCTATATGATTGATGCGAAGATCGAGGAGACGGCACGAGGCCTTGGTATTACCGATATCGGACTCGATAAAGACGTCAATGATCTGAGCGGGGGTCAACGCACGAAGATCCTACTCGCGAAGCTGTTGCTCGAGAAGCCGGACATTCTGCTATTGGACGAGCCGACGAACTATTTGGACGAGCAGCATATCGAATGGCTGAAGCGCTATTTGCAAGAATATGAGAATGCCTTCATTCTGATCTCGCACGATATTCCGTTCCTGAACAGTGTTATCAATCTGATCTACCATATGGAGAATCAAGAATTAACGCGTTATGTTGGGGACTATGACCACTTCCAACAGGTGTATGAGATGAAGAAATCTCAGCTGGAATCTGCATTCAAACGCCAACAGCAAGAAATTGCAGATTTGAAGGATTTCGTAGCCCGGAACAAAGCCAGCGTGGCGACGCGCAATATGGCGATGTCCAGACAGAAGAAGCTCGATAAGATGGATGTGATTGAACTGGCGAAGGAGAAGCCGAAGCCGCAGTTCAACTTCAAGGATTCTAGAGCTTCTGGCAAAATGATCTTCGAGACGAAGGATCTTGTCATTGGTTATGACAGCCCATTGTCGAGACCTTTAGATCTTCGCATGGAACGCGGCCAGAAAATTGCGCTAGTAGGTGCGAACGGAATCGGTAAAACAACATTGCTTCGTAGTCTCCTAGGCGAGATTCCAGCGATCTCCGGAACCGTTCAACGCGGCGAGAATTTGGATATCGGCTATTTCCAGCAAGAAATGAAGGATACCAACTATAACACGTGTATCGAGGAAATCTGGCAGGAGTTCCCTGCGTTCACGCAATTCGAAGTTCGGGCAGCCCTAGCGAAGTGCGGTCTGACGACGAAACATATCGAGAGTAAAATCGCGGTATTGAGCGGTGGCGAGAAAGCGAAAGTTCGTCTCTGCAAACTCATCAACCGTGAGACGAATCTATTGGTGCTCGATGAGCCGACGAACCATTTGGATGTGGATGCGAAAGACGAGTTGAAGCGTGCGTTGAAGGCATTCAAAGGTAGTATTCTTCTCATTTCGCACGAACCTGAATTTTATCGCGATGTCGTGACGGAGACGTGGAACTGCGAATCTTGGACGACCAAAGTATTCTAA
- a CDS encoding bifunctional 2',3'-cyclic-nucleotide 2'-phosphodiesterase/3'-nucleotidase has translation MNHKKMLKSLLAAALVSSAFSMSAFAEASDPGAKLKLRLMETTDIHTHIVNHDYYQDQSTEEFGLALTASLIMKARQEVTNSMLIDNGDLIQGNPLGDFVAKVRPLQEGQVHPVFKAQNLLEYDAAGIGNHEFNFGLEFLDRSLKGAKFPHVNANVYIDDHDNNPDNDKNYFKPYEILTRTFKDDKDAPVTLKIGVIGFVPPQIMEWDKANLEGKVIAKDIIETANKFVPKMKQEGADLIIAVPHSGFDSSPYKENMSDATVHLAKVPGIDAILFGHDHKVFPSKEFDNIEGIDIQKGTIHGVAAVMPGFWGDHLGVVDLTLEKKDGKWKVVDSQSEARPIYDKANKKSLAKVDERIVDAVKEEHAATVEFVRGPIGETTAPINSFFAVVHDDPSVQIVSNAQKWYTEKYIQGTSFEGIPVLSAAAPFKAGGRWGPNYFTDIPTGTLAVKSAADLYVYPNTVNVVQLNGDQVREWLEHAAGQFNQIDPSKKDEQPLINEDFPTYLYDVIDGVTYQIDVTKPARYDRKGKLVNPDSHRIVNLQFNGKPVTKDQQFLVATNNYRASGGGNFPNLDGSNIVISSPDETRQVLIDYIAQNKKINPTADNNWSFIPVTGDTNITFRTSPKAKDAATKLGGMKYVGEEKDGFAKFTLDLSKGAQPETTPMTDPSPVTSELVPVRETAGAHGITVAYDLKTKTVTLTHGAAIVSYVLNTDSALVNGTKVPVSAELKDNTLWLPASILQSLTS, from the coding sequence ATGAATCATAAGAAAATGTTGAAAAGTTTGTTAGCTGCAGCACTTGTCAGCAGTGCATTCTCCATGTCTGCCTTTGCGGAAGCTAGTGATCCAGGAGCGAAATTGAAGCTTCGATTGATGGAGACGACGGATATACATACGCACATTGTTAACCACGATTATTACCAAGACCAATCCACCGAAGAATTTGGGCTGGCGCTTACGGCCTCATTGATTATGAAAGCGCGTCAAGAAGTAACGAACAGTATGTTAATCGATAATGGCGACTTGATTCAAGGGAACCCGCTTGGCGATTTCGTTGCGAAGGTTAGACCGCTGCAAGAGGGACAAGTTCATCCTGTCTTTAAAGCGCAGAATCTGCTCGAATACGATGCGGCAGGTATCGGCAACCATGAATTCAACTTTGGGCTCGAGTTCTTGGATCGCAGCTTAAAAGGCGCTAAATTTCCGCATGTGAATGCAAACGTTTACATCGATGACCATGACAACAATCCGGATAATGACAAGAACTATTTCAAGCCGTACGAGATTCTGACGCGCACATTCAAGGATGACAAGGATGCTCCAGTGACGCTCAAGATTGGTGTCATTGGTTTTGTGCCTCCGCAGATCATGGAGTGGGACAAAGCGAATTTGGAAGGAAAAGTTATTGCAAAGGACATTATTGAAACCGCTAACAAATTTGTGCCGAAAATGAAGCAAGAAGGTGCAGACCTTATCATCGCGGTACCGCACTCTGGTTTTGACAGCAGTCCGTACAAGGAGAATATGAGTGATGCAACGGTTCATTTGGCCAAAGTGCCGGGCATAGACGCCATCCTATTCGGTCATGACCATAAGGTGTTCCCGAGCAAAGAGTTCGATAACATTGAAGGCATCGATATTCAAAAAGGTACGATTCATGGTGTAGCTGCCGTTATGCCTGGCTTCTGGGGCGATCACCTAGGGGTCGTGGATTTGACCTTGGAGAAGAAAGACGGAAAGTGGAAAGTCGTCGACAGCCAGTCCGAAGCGCGTCCAATCTATGATAAGGCGAATAAGAAATCGCTCGCGAAGGTTGATGAGCGTATCGTGGACGCCGTCAAAGAAGAGCATGCAGCGACCGTCGAATTTGTACGCGGACCAATTGGTGAGACAACAGCACCTATTAATAGCTTTTTCGCCGTTGTACATGATGATCCATCTGTTCAAATCGTATCGAATGCCCAGAAGTGGTATACGGAGAAGTACATTCAAGGGACATCATTTGAAGGTATCCCGGTGTTATCTGCGGCAGCACCGTTCAAGGCCGGCGGACGTTGGGGCCCGAATTACTTTACGGATATTCCGACTGGAACGCTTGCTGTCAAGAGTGCAGCCGATTTGTATGTCTATCCGAATACGGTCAACGTTGTGCAATTGAATGGAGATCAAGTTCGAGAGTGGCTTGAGCATGCGGCAGGGCAATTCAATCAGATTGATCCGAGCAAGAAGGATGAGCAGCCGCTCATTAACGAAGATTTTCCGACGTATTTATACGATGTGATCGATGGTGTAACGTACCAGATTGATGTGACGAAGCCAGCACGTTACGATCGCAAAGGCAAGCTTGTGAACCCGGATTCGCACCGAATCGTCAACTTGCAGTTCAACGGCAAGCCCGTTACGAAGGATCAACAATTCCTCGTGGCGACGAACAACTATCGTGCGAGCGGCGGCGGAAACTTCCCGAACCTGGACGGATCCAACATTGTGATCTCTTCACCGGATGAGACGCGTCAGGTGTTAATCGATTATATCGCGCAGAATAAGAAAATTAACCCGACGGCCGATAATAATTGGTCCTTCATTCCGGTTACGGGTGATACGAATATTACATTTAGAACATCGCCGAAGGCGAAAGATGCTGCAACGAAGCTTGGCGGCATGAAGTATGTAGGTGAAGAGAAGGATGGGTTCGCGAAATTTACATTAGATCTGTCGAAAGGTGCGCAACCAGAGACAACGCCGATGACTGATCCAAGCCCTGTTACTTCCGAATTAGTTCCTGTACGTGAGACAGCAGGGGCCCATGGGATTACTGTGGCGTATGACCTGAAGACGAAGACAGTCACGTTGACGCATGGAGCTGCAATCGTATCGTACGTACTGAACACGGATAGCGCGCTTGTCAATGGAACGAAGGTTCCGGTGAGTGCTGAACTGAAGGACAATACGCTCTGGCTTCCAGCATCCATTCTTCAGTCGTTGACGAGTTGA
- the deoD gene encoding purine-nucleoside phosphorylase, with protein sequence MSVHIGAMPSDIAESILLPGDPIRAKFIAETFLEESYCYNGVRGMLGYTGYYKGKRVSVQGTGMGVPSMSIYAHELIQEYGVKNMIRVGTCGAIQHDVKLRDIVIAMSASTSSAINQRRFNGIDFAPTANFHFLRKAYDLSQAKKLSVKVGNVMTTDTFYINNWDEIRLWADYQMLALEMETAELYTLATRHHVNALSILTVSNLVLTGEMTTAEERESTFTEMIELALDVAVTPD encoded by the coding sequence ATGAGCGTACATATTGGGGCCATGCCAAGCGACATCGCCGAATCTATCTTGCTGCCTGGGGATCCGATCCGTGCCAAGTTCATTGCGGAGACGTTCCTGGAAGAATCGTATTGTTATAACGGGGTTCGCGGTATGTTAGGCTATACGGGATATTATAAAGGGAAGCGGGTATCCGTGCAGGGCACAGGGATGGGGGTTCCGTCCATGTCCATCTATGCGCATGAGTTAATACAAGAATATGGCGTCAAGAACATGATTCGCGTAGGGACCTGCGGGGCGATTCAGCATGATGTGAAGTTAAGAGATATCGTGATTGCGATGAGCGCTTCTACGTCTTCGGCGATTAATCAACGGCGGTTCAATGGAATTGATTTTGCGCCAACGGCGAATTTTCATTTCTTGCGGAAAGCTTACGATCTGTCGCAAGCGAAGAAGCTGTCGGTGAAAGTCGGCAATGTTATGACAACGGATACATTCTACATTAACAATTGGGACGAAATTCGGTTATGGGCCGACTATCAAATGCTTGCGCTCGAGATGGAGACCGCGGAGTTATATACGCTGGCGACAAGACATCATGTGAATGCATTATCGATCTTGACGGTAAGCAATTTGGTGCTGACGGGAGAGATGACGACGGCGGAAGAGCGCGAGAGTACGTTCACGGAGATGATTGAGCTTGCGTTAGATGTTGCAGTCACGCCGGACTAA
- a CDS encoding sugar-binding transcriptional regulator: MDQEKIRKMIEAAKMYYFMDYSQQDIADKLGVSRPTVSRFLQQAKEDGLVQIRIMDPTEDTAKLAYELKQKYNLKKVIVVPVPHYEDDLIKEYLAEDTALYLDEIVKDGDTIGVTWGSTIYQVARKLKHKHVNQVNVVQLKGGVSQLETNTYNSEILHLFGKAYHTYPHFLPLPAIVDHLLVKQAMESDRHIRKILDLGEQANIALFTVGVAESDSLFLQMGYFSEEELQVIYKQAVGDICSRFYDVNGQICVPDLNARTIGIELEALKRKERSILVAGGARKVEAIFGALRGRYANVLVTDQFTAKSLLDKDHDVSSRMNTSTAFPLSGIPLY, from the coding sequence ATGGATCAAGAAAAGATCAGGAAAATGATTGAAGCTGCGAAAATGTACTATTTTATGGACTATAGTCAGCAAGACATTGCCGATAAGCTTGGCGTCTCCAGGCCCACGGTTTCTCGTTTCTTGCAGCAAGCTAAGGAAGACGGACTCGTGCAGATTCGGATCATGGATCCTACGGAGGATACCGCGAAGCTGGCTTATGAACTCAAACAGAAATATAATCTCAAGAAGGTAATCGTTGTCCCTGTTCCGCATTATGAAGACGATCTGATCAAAGAGTATTTGGCCGAAGATACGGCACTGTATTTGGACGAGATTGTGAAGGATGGCGATACGATTGGAGTGACCTGGGGCTCTACGATCTACCAAGTTGCGCGTAAATTGAAGCATAAGCATGTTAATCAGGTCAATGTCGTTCAATTAAAGGGCGGCGTCAGTCAACTCGAGACGAATACGTATAATTCTGAGATTCTGCACCTGTTCGGCAAAGCATATCATACCTATCCGCATTTTCTGCCGCTTCCCGCGATCGTTGATCATTTGCTCGTAAAACAAGCGATGGAATCGGATCGGCATATTCGGAAGATTCTCGATTTAGGCGAACAAGCGAACATTGCACTCTTTACCGTAGGCGTTGCTGAGTCCGATTCGTTATTTTTGCAAATGGGGTATTTCTCAGAGGAAGAGCTGCAGGTGATCTATAAGCAAGCGGTTGGCGACATTTGCTCACGCTTCTATGATGTGAACGGTCAGATTTGTGTGCCGGATCTAAATGCTAGAACGATCGGAATTGAATTGGAAGCGCTAAAACGGAAGGAACGGTCGATTCTCGTTGCAGGTGGAGCGCGTAAAGTAGAAGCGATCTTCGGTGCGCTACGCGGCAGATATGCGAATGTGCTCGTTACCGATCAGTTTACAGCCAAATCCTTGTTGGACAAAGATCACGATGTATCGAGCAGGATGAACACATCGACGGCGTTCCCTCTCTCAGGCATCCCATTATACTAA
- a CDS encoding MFS transporter — translation MNFKIYILAIACFVTGTVELIVGGILDLISQDLNISLSASGQLITIYSIAFALAGPILLAATAAVERKKLYMITLVTFIIGNLLSTFSPSFEVLLAARVLSAASSALIVVLSITMASQLVEPKYRARAIGTIYMGVSGSLVLGVPLGMMLGNAYGWRAPFMMISVLSLLALLAVGRFMTKAQPTPSVPLKQQLASLKNGKIVLAHLLSILMLTGHLTLYAYLTPFLQETLHLSASTLSLFYFIFGIAAVAGGGVGGWVSDRFGPEKSILFIVSAFAVMMFLMPLATFSIYVCLVVMMLWSMLSWSVSPALQSYLIKSAPESAEIQQSLNSSALHVGIALGSAVGGVVIEQASVYYNAWVGVIFVLFALVCAVLSIRWRQTRSTRVVAPVGESIS, via the coding sequence ATGAATTTTAAAATTTATATTTTGGCCATCGCCTGTTTTGTAACGGGAACGGTGGAGCTTATTGTTGGAGGAATTCTGGATCTCATCTCCCAGGATTTGAATATTTCCCTTAGTGCCTCAGGGCAGTTGATTACGATTTATTCTATTGCTTTTGCGTTAGCTGGTCCGATTCTGCTCGCTGCAACGGCTGCTGTGGAACGGAAGAAGTTATATATGATTACCTTAGTCACATTCATTATCGGCAACCTGCTCTCGACGTTCAGTCCGAGCTTCGAGGTGCTATTGGCTGCTCGTGTGTTGTCTGCGGCCAGTAGTGCGTTGATCGTTGTTTTATCGATTACGATGGCTTCCCAGCTCGTTGAGCCCAAGTATCGTGCAAGAGCAATTGGGACAATCTATATGGGAGTGAGCGGTTCGCTTGTCTTAGGTGTTCCGCTTGGCATGATGCTCGGGAATGCATATGGTTGGCGTGCGCCGTTCATGATGATCTCCGTGCTTTCCTTGCTCGCGCTGCTTGCTGTCGGACGATTTATGACGAAGGCTCAGCCTACGCCATCCGTTCCGCTGAAGCAACAATTGGCATCACTGAAGAATGGGAAGATCGTACTCGCGCATTTGCTATCGATCCTCATGTTGACAGGTCATTTGACTTTATATGCTTATCTAACACCGTTTTTGCAAGAAACCTTGCATCTTAGCGCATCGACGCTCAGCTTGTTCTACTTCATCTTCGGAATCGCAGCTGTAGCAGGCGGAGGTGTAGGAGGTTGGGTTAGTGATCGATTCGGTCCAGAGAAAAGTATCTTGTTCATCGTATCCGCCTTTGCGGTGATGATGTTCTTGATGCCGCTAGCAACGTTCTCGATCTATGTGTGCTTAGTGGTTATGATGCTCTGGAGTATGCTGAGCTGGTCCGTATCGCCTGCATTGCAGAGCTACCTAATCAAATCGGCACCTGAATCGGCAGAAATTCAGCAAAGTTTGAACAGTTCAGCGCTGCATGTCGGCATTGCACTCGGTTCCGCTGTAGGAGGCGTTGTGATCGAACAGGCTTCGGTATACTACAATGCCTGGGTTGGTGTCATTTTCGTGCTTTTCGCGCTTGTCTGCGCGGTGTTATCCATCCGATGGCGACAGACGAGATCAACACGAGTTGTAGCGCCAGTTGGCGAGTCGATATCATAA
- a CDS encoding TrmB family transcriptional regulator produces MLHKFGFSQYESKVYEALVTSLQPMDATLIVKVSGVPKAKIYEVISRLVEKGMVLESISEKKKLYTALALPLVIEKLTAEFQSDLEELEARATPKVFIDDQVWSLKANSSIEPQLSQVLQEATKSIRFSGWRDDIAKYMPLLEAKEQEGVTVEVHAVGEVESNLTNLVYFVPSKEHVTLERFRLLIVDDREMIFAGVEQQEWQAIKTKSQPLVRVFTEFFNHDVLLSIITSKYIDVLMEDKDIMDRLMQLKY; encoded by the coding sequence ATGTTACATAAATTTGGCTTCTCGCAATATGAGAGTAAAGTGTATGAAGCGCTGGTCACCAGCTTGCAGCCGATGGACGCGACGTTGATCGTGAAGGTGTCCGGTGTGCCCAAAGCAAAAATATACGAAGTCATCTCGAGGTTGGTCGAGAAAGGGATGGTACTCGAATCCATTTCCGAGAAGAAGAAGCTCTATACGGCACTCGCACTGCCGCTCGTCATCGAGAAGTTGACCGCGGAATTCCAATCGGATCTGGAGGAGCTAGAGGCACGAGCAACACCCAAAGTGTTCATCGACGACCAAGTATGGAGTCTAAAGGCGAATTCCTCTATCGAGCCTCAGTTAAGCCAGGTATTGCAGGAGGCAACGAAGTCCATTCGATTCTCGGGTTGGCGAGACGATATTGCGAAATACATGCCATTACTTGAAGCGAAGGAACAAGAAGGCGTGACGGTCGAGGTGCATGCTGTTGGCGAGGTGGAGTCTAATTTGACCAATCTCGTTTACTTTGTGCCGAGTAAAGAACATGTAACTTTGGAACGCTTCAGGTTGTTGATCGTAGATGATCGCGAGATGATCTTCGCGGGGGTCGAACAACAGGAGTGGCAGGCAATTAAGACCAAATCGCAGCCGCTCGTGCGTGTGTTTACGGAATTTTTCAATCACGATGTGCTCCTTTCGATCATCACGTCCAAGTATATTGATGTGCTCATGGAAGATAAAGATATTATGGACCGGTTAATGCAGTTGAAATACTAA